The stretch of DNA CGAGGAACTGCAGCGCATCCTCGACCTCTACGGTCGCATGGTCGCCGCCGGCGAATGGCGCGATTACGCGATGGACTTCGATTCGAAATGCGCCACCTTCGCCGCCTTCCGCCGCACCGCCGAACGCCCACAGGCGCGGCTCGAAAAGCGACCCGCGCTCAGGAACAAGCAGGGGATGTGGACCCTGTTCGGCGAACACGGCCAGGTGATGAAGCGCGGCCACGACCTTGCGAACGTCCTTGCTCCGATGGAGCGGCGGCTGGTGAAGGCGGTCGAGGACTAGGCCCGAACACTGTGCGGGCGCAGGCTCCGGCAGCGCAAGTGGCAGCTTCGGAACGCTCGAACCACCTGTTTCGATGGAGGAAAGTGGGTGGAACGGAGACGTCTGCGACACTGGCGAATGCCGCCGCGCGCTGACATAGCGTCTGGCTTCCGGCCCGAACGACCGGGTGCCGTCAGTCCGCGATCCAGAGGTCGTGAGCGTCGATCCTCAGCTTCGTGATCGCGCGCATCGCGTCCGCGCGGGCCTCGGCCTCGATGCGGAAGGCGTCGTGGACCATGCGTTCGCCCAGCAGCCGTTCGGCAAGGTCGATTTCGCCCAGTTCCTGTCCGCGGCGCAGCTTTGCGAGCGCTTTCATCTGCGCCTCGACCGTCTCGCGGGCGCGCGCCCAGGTGGCGATGCGATAGCGCGCCTCGACCACGTCGGACGTCGCGGTTTCCTCGACCTCGATGCGGGCAAGCTGCGCCTGCGACAGCGCCGCGGAAGCCGAGGCGCCCGCCTCGCTCGCCAGCGCGGCCCGATGCCCGCCTCCGAGCGGGATCGACACCACCACGCCCGCGCCGCGCTCGATCCCGCCGAACTCGGAGAAAGCCCTGAGGCCGATGGTGGGATCGGCGACGCGGTCGCGCTGCGCACGGTCGGCCATCGCGGCCATGCGCTCGCTTTCGGCCTCGGCGGCGGCGATGAGGTGGCTGTTGACGACCACGAGGTCGCCCAGCTGCGAAAGCCGCGCGTCGGCCATTTCGGGCAGCGGAATGTCCGGCGCATCCGCCGGGAGGGCGAGAGCCGGAAAGCGCGCGGCGAGGCGCGAGCGGGCGAGATCCGCCATGCCGCTCGACTGTTCGAGCGCCCGGCGCGCTTCGGCAAGGGCTGCGGCTGCCCGGTCGACTTCGAGCTGCGAGGCGTCGCGCAGGTCGCGCCGCCGCTCGAGCGCGGCGAGCGCGGCTTCGTAATTCTCCACCGCCGCCCGGTCGACTTCGGCCACGGCGGAGGCGGCGAGCCAGTCGAACCAGTAGGCGGCGAGCGCGAGCGCGGCTTCGTGGCGCGCATCCTCGGCCATGTTCTCGGCCGCCTCGATGCCGTGGCGGCCGATCTCGCGGTCGAGCCGGGCCTTGCCGGGCAGGCGGAAGCTGCGCGAGAGCATCGCGTCGTATTCGTCGAATTCCCCGCCCGAGCGGACATTGCGGCGCTGGTAGGTTCCCTGCACCGTGACTTCGTAAGGCCCGCGCGCGAGCCCCTTCGCGCGCGCCCGCGCCGCGTCGAGCCGGGCGCGCGCGGCGTTGACCTCGGGATGCTCCTCGAGCGCCTGCTCGACCGCAGCTTCGGGCGGCAGGCCGGGCTCGGCGAGGAGAGGTGCGCCCGCCAGCAGAAGGGGAGCGAGGAAAAGCGCCTTGCGGATCATGCCAGCGCCTCCTTCTCGGTGTCGCTGTCGGCGCTGCGCTCGCGCGGCCCCTCTCCGAAGCGTTCGTAGAGGATCGGGAGAAGCACCAGCGTCAGCAGGGTGGCCGAGACCAGCCCGCCGATCACGACGATCGCGAGCGGCTTCTGAATTTCCGAGCCCGGCCCGGTCGCGAACAGCAGCGGCACGAGGCCGAAGGCGGCGATGCTAGCGGTCATCAGCACCGGGCGCAGTCGCCGCTCGGCCCCCTGCCGCACCGCCTGCGCGAGCGGGACGCCCTCTTCGCGCAGCTGGCGGAAATAGGTCACCATGACGAGCCCGTTGAGCACCGCGATGCCGAGCAGCGCGATGAAGCCGACCGATGCGGGGACCGAGAGATATTCGCCCGACACCGCAAGCGCGATCATCCCGCCGACCGCGGCGAAGGGGATGTTGGTGAGGATGAGGAGCGAGGCCCGGACCGATTGCAGCGTCAGGTAGAGCACGCCGAAGATCAGCAGGATCGCCACCGGCAGCACCACCGCGAGCCGGGCCGAGGCGCGCTGCTGGTTCTCGAACTGGCCGCCCCATTCGAGCCGGTAGCCCGGCGGCATCGGGACATTGGCGGCAAGGTCCGCCTTCGCATCCTCGACATAGCCGACAAGGTCGCGGCCCGAGACGAAAGCCTGCACCATGGCATAGCGCGAGCCGTCCTCGTGCTCGAGCTTGACCGGGCCTTCGACGCGGGTGACATCCGCGACATCGCTCGCGCGGACGAGCTGGCCGGTGGGCGAGCGGTAGACGAGATCGGCGAATTCCCGCGCACCCAGCTCGCCCGCGCCGCCTTGCCCGCGCACGACGATCGGGACGCGCCGCACGCCTTCGTTGACGACTCCGCTTCGCACGCCTTCGACTTGCGCGCGCATCATGTCCTGGAGGTCCGAGACCGGCATCCCGACCCGGCCCGCGGCGACGCGGTCGATGTCGACGAGGAGATAGTCGACCTGGTCGTTCGCCACGGTCATCGCCTCGCTCGTGCCGGGAATCGTCTCGAGCCGCGCCTGTATCTCGCCGGCCAGCCGCGAGAGTTCGGCAAGGTCCGGGCCGAACAGCTTGATCGCAAGATCGCCGCGCGCGCCGGTCAGCATTTCCGAGGTCCGCATATCGATCGGCTGGGTGAAGGTCGGCTCGATCCCGGGGAAACGCTCCATCACTTTGCGCAATTCGCCGAGCAGCCAGTCCTTGTCCTCGACCCGCCATTCCTCGCGCGGCTTGAGTTGCAGGAAGCTGTCGGTCTCGTTCGGGCTCATCGGGTCGAGGCCGAGTTCGTCCGAGCCGACCCGCGCGATCACCGCCTCGACCTCGGGCACTTCGGCGAGGATCGCGCGCTGCACCTTCATGTCGCCCTCGACGCTGTGTTCGAGCGAGATCGAGGGCAGCTTGGTGAGCTGCACGATGACCGAGCCTTCGTCCATCACCGGAAGGAAGGTCTTGCCCGTCACGGTGTAGGCTGCCCCCGCGAGAGCGAGGCCGATGCCCGCCACCGCGAAGACCCTACGCTTGTGCGCGAAGGCACCGGAAAGCAGCGCGTGATAGCGCGGGGCGATCTGGCGCATCAGCCAGGGCTCGTGGTGGTGCTCGGCGTCGGTCGCCTTCACCTTAAGCAGGTAGTAGGCGAGAACCGGGACAAGCGTCAGCGACAGCACCAGCGCCGAGGCGAGCGCGAGGACGATGGTGAGCGCGACCGGGCTGAACAGCTTGCCTTCCAACCCCTCGAGCGTGAGCAGCGGCAGGAACACGATGGCGATGATCGCAAGGCCCGAGGCGACGGGCTTTGCGACCTCGGCGGCGGCGACATAGACATTGTGGAGCTTGCCGAGCGAGGCGTGCTTTTCGTCCGACAGCCGCTCGACCACGTTCTCGACCACGACCACCGCCCCGTCGACGAGGATGCCGACCGCGATGGCGAGCCCGCCGAGGCTCATGAGGTTCGCCGTCAGTCCGATGGCGCGCATGAAGATGAAGGTCAGCAGCGCCGCCATCGGCAGCGCGAGCGCGACGATCACCGAGGCGCGGAAATCGCCAAGAAATAGCAGCAGCAGGATGACGACCAGCACGGTCGCTTCGAGCAGGGCGGATTCGACCGTGCCGACCGCGCGCCCGATAAGGTCGGAACGGTCGTAGAAGACGTCCACGCTCATGCCGGAGGGAAGGCTCGGCTGGATCTCCTCGAGCCTTGTCTTTATCCCTTCGACGACCTTCGCCGCGTCCGCCCCGCGCAGGCCGATGACGAGCCCCTGCACCGCCTCGCCCGTGCCGTTCTTCGTGACCGCGCCATAGCGCGTCAGGCTGCCGGTGCGCACGTCGGCGACATCGCCCACGCGCACCACCGCGCCGCCCTGCGAACGCACCACCACCGCGGCGAGATCGTCGAGCGTGCGGATCGCCCCGGTCGAGCGGACGATGAGCGATTCCTCCCCGCTGGTGAGCCTGCCGGCCCCGTCATTGCGATTGCTCGCCTCAATCGCGGCGGCGAGGTCGGCGGTCGAAAGTCCCGCGGCGGCGAGCGCGTTCACGCGCGGAGCGACCTCGAAGGTCTCGACATAGCCGCCCAGCGCGTTGACGTCCGCAACGCCCGGCACGGTGCGCAGCGCGGGGCGGATCGTCCAGTCGAGCACGCGGCGCTTTTCCGCGAGGCTCTGCGGGCCTTCGAGCGTGAACATGAACATTTCGGAGAGCGGCGTCGAAATCGGCGCGAGCCCGCCCTCGACCGTTGGCGGCAGGTCCCCCATCGCCGCATTCAGCCGCTCGGCGACCTGTTGGCGCGCCCAGTAGATGTCGGTCGAATCCTCGAAATCGATGGTGATGTCGGCGATCGCGTATTTGGCGACCGAGCGCAGGACGGTCTGTTCGGGAATGCCGAGCAGTTCCATCTCGAGCGGGGTGACGACGCGGCTCTCGACTTCCTCCGGCGTCATGCCGGGGGCCTTGAGGATGATCTTGACCTGCGTCGTGCTGATGTCGGGAAAGGCATCGATCGGCAGGTTGGCAAAGGACCAGCCGCCGATCCCGGCGAGGACTGCGGCGAGGCCGAGGACGGCGAGGCGCAGCGAGAGCGCCTTTTCGACGAGCTTGCCCAGCATGGCGCTTATTCCGCCCCCTGCGCCTTGAGTTCGGCGACGCTGCTGGCGGCGACGGTCTCGCCCGCCTCCAGCCCCTCGGCGATGATCGCCAGCCCGCCGCTTGTCGCGCCGACGACGACGGGGCGGGCGGTCCAGTCCTCGCCCTCGCGCACGAAGACATGGTCCTTGCCCGCGATTCGCGTGACGGCGTGTTCGGGCACGGCGAGACCCTTGCCCGAGCCCCTGATCGCCACGCTGACGTTGCGACCGGCGACCACGCCCGGCGCATCGCCGATGCTGGCGCGCGCCATGACCGAGCGGGTGGCAGGATCGATCGACGGCGCGACCGCGATGATCCGCCCGCCGACCGACAGCGCCTCGCCGTCCGCGCCGGGCAGCGCGACCTCTACCGCCATTCCGGGCCGCACCTCGCGCGCGAGCCGTTCGGGCAATTGCAGTTCGACCTGATACGCGCCCTCGGCCTCGACCACGAAGGGCGCGCCCATCCCGTCGACTCCGCCGCCCGTTTCGACCCCGACATGGGCGACGCGGCCCGCAATGGGCGCGGCAAGCGTCATCGTCCCGTCCGGCCCGATCCCGCCGAGCGCCGCGAGGCGGGCCGCCTCGGCGCGGGTCGCGCGGGCCTGTTCGTATTCCGCCTGCGCCTCGTCCGCGCGCGCCTCGGCGACGATGCCTTCCTCGGCCAGCTGGGCGAGGCGCTTGGCGCGGGCCTCGGCGAGCCGTTCGGCCGAGCGCGCGCGGGCAAGCTCGCCGCTGATCTGCACCGGCTCCGCCGCGCGCACCAGCGCAAGCGGATCGCCGCGCGCCACGCGCTGGCCCTCGATCACGAAGACCCGCACCGCCGCGCCGGGGAACGGGGCGGTCACCGCGACTCGCGCTTCAGGCGGCAGGGTGATCGTCCCCGGCGCGCTGCCTATCGGCACGCCGTCGATCTCCATCACGTCGGCCGTCTCGATCGCGAGGCCGTCCGGTTCCTGGGCCGTCTCGGCTCCATCGCTGCCGGCCTGTTCCGATTGGGGGGAAGAACAGGCCGGCAGGCCCGCCATGGCGGCGAGGGCGGCAAGAAGGGCGATGGAGCGCGGTGTCATGCCCGGTTCTCTGGCCCACCAAGCTGACAACAACTTGTCAGCCTGCCAGCTTCTTGTCAGTTTCGCGCGCCACACCCTCGGTCGAAAGGACGGAAGGGCATCGCCATGCACATCCTGCTCGTCGAGGACGATCCCGAGCTCGGTCGCCGCCTGTCGGAGCGGTTGCGCGCGGCCGATTTCGCGGTCGATCTCGCCACCAGTCAGAACGAGGCGGAGGATTGGCCCGATGTCGAACGCCTGGCCGCGATCATCCTCGATCTCGGCCTGCCCGACGGGAGCGGGCTCGACCTCCTGCGCGGCTGGCGCGACCGGCGGGTGGAGACGCCGATCCTGATCCTCACCGCGCGCGGCAGCTGGCAGGACAAGGTCGAGGGGCTGAATGCGGGCGCGGACGATTTCGTGGTCAAGCCGGTGCGCTTCGAGGAACTCCTCGCCCGCCTCAATGCCCTGTTCCGCCGCCAGCAGGGCTCGCGCAGCACGGCGCTCCGGGCGGGCGACCTCGTGCTCGACCCGCTCGCCCGAACCGCGCGGCAGGACGGCGCGCCGCTCTCGCTCAGCCGCCAGGAATTCCGCCTGCTCCACCTCTTCATGCGCCGCGCAGGCCAGGTCATGTCGCAAGCCGACATCCTCGAGGATCTCTACGAGCTCGAGGCGGAGCGCGAACTCAACACGGTCGAGGTGCTGGTCGGCCGCCTGCGCCGCAAGATCGGGCGCGAGCGGATCACCACCCTTCGCGGCATGGGCTACCGGTTCGAGCGATGATGCGCGCTCCCGCCCTCTCAAGCCTCAGGCTGCGCTTCCTGCTCGCGGTGACGTTGTGGGTGCTGCTCGGCATCGCGGCGATCTGGGTTTCAGCGACGCAGATATTCTCCGCTCATGTCGAACAGTCCTATCACGAGGAACTGGAGGTCCATGTCCGCGAACTCGCGCGCCTGACCGAAATCGCGCCCGACGGCGCGATCAGGCTGACGCGCCCGCTGTCGGACCCGCGTTACGAGGTGCCGCTGTCGGGCTTCTACTGGCAGGTCACCGCGCCCGGCCTCGCTCCGTTGCGGTCGCGGTCGATGACGCGCGGGAGCCTCGATGAAAGCATCGCCCATTCGCCCGAGATCCTCCACCGGGTCGACGACGGGCCGACCGGGGCGGCGATCACCTACGGCTTCACCCGGCCCGGACCGGAGGGGGAGGAACTGCATTTCGTGATCGCCACCGACCAGAGCGAACTCGATCGGCTGATCGACGCCTTCACTGCCGATCTAGCGCTGTGGCTCGCCGGCCTTGCCGCGCTCCTTCTCGCAACAGGTCTGGCGGTGGTTTCTTTTGGCCTGAGGCCGCTGGACCGGCTCGCCGCCGCATTCGGCCGGTTGCGGCGCGGGGAGGCGACGGAGCTCGAGGGCCAATACCCGGCCGAGATTTCACCGCTCGCAGCCGATCTGAACGCCTATATCCGCCAGAACGAGGAGATGGTCGCGCGCGCCCGCGTGCAGGCGGGCAATCTCGCTCATTCGCTGCGCACCCCGCTCGCGGTTATCACCGACGAGGCCGAGCGCCTCAGCGAGCAGGAGAACTGCGCCGCATCGGGGGCGGTCCTGCTCGACCAGGCGCGGGCGATGGAGCAGCAGGTCGAATATCAGCTTGCCCGCGCCCGCTCATCGGCGGGACGGAAACGGTCGGGGCAGGGCGTCGTTATTCCCGAGGTCGCGGTCCCGATCCTGCGGGCGATGGAGCGGCTGCACCCCGAGCGCCGCTTCACCATGCGCGCGACCGGCTGCGAGGGGCTCGTCCTGCCGCTCGACCCGGTCGATTTCGCCGAGCTGCTTTCGATCCTGCTCGACAATGCGGGCAAATGGGCGCTGAGCGCGGTCACGCTCACCTTCGAATGCGACAGGAAGGGGCACTTCACCGCCGAGATCGAGGACGACGGCTCCGGCATGGCAGAGGCCGACATCGCCCGCGCATTCGAAGTCGGCACGCGCTTCGACAGCACGATGGCCGGGTCGGGCCTCGGCCTTGCCATCGCCCGCGACCTCGCTGAAGCGATGGGGGTCGATCTCGCCATTCGCAACGGTGAACGCGGTCTGCGAGCAATGATCCGCTACGCTGGCGATGGAGTGATCGAATGAAGGCTCCGAAGGGTCGCAAGGCAGTTTCTGCTTAGGGGTCGTGAGCGGACAGACCGCCGCCGCCGTTTCCTACCTCGCGCGACCCCGCTAGGCTTTGCGCCGCTCCTTCGCATCGTCGACCTCGCCACGAACGGGCCTTCGCGCCGAAAAGGCCCCGCTCCCCCTGTCCGTCCGGTGGGCGCAGCGGGCGCTAAACGCCTGTCGCAAATGCATTATTCGGTAAATCGGAAAGTTGACAGGGTGTCACCTTTGTCCGCCTGAACGCAGAAAGGCCCGCCCCCTTGCGAGGGCGAGCCTTTCCGAATTCCCGTGCGAGTAGCCGGATCAGCCGCGCGCGCTCGACGGGCCGGTGCCGGTGACCTTCTGCATGGCTTTCAGGATATTGCCCGACTGCTCCGAACCGCTCTGCGGGGCCTGGAGGTTGGTGAAGGAATTGATCTCCTCCCAGCGCGCGGCGAAGCCTTCGACCGTGCGGTCCTTTTCCTCGAGCCAGACGGCGTCGTTCATCACCACCCAAGAGGAGTGGAAACCGCCAGCGCCCGCGCCGACGATGGCGTTGGTGGGCGCGTCCTCGCTGACGAGGAAGAGCGCGGCCGGGACCACGTTTTCCGGTGCGAAGAGCTTGAAGGCTTCTTCGGGGAAGAGGTCCTCGGTCATGCGCGTGCCGGCCACCGGCGACAGGGTGTTGACCTTGATGTTGTACTTCGCCCCTTCGAGCTGGAGCGTCTTGGTCAGGCCCGCAAGACCCAGCTTCGCCGCGCCGTAGTTCGCCTGGCCGAAATTGCCGAACAGGCCGGTCGAGGAGGCGGTCATCAGGATGCGGCCATAGGACTGTTCGCGGAAGGTTTCCCAGCACGCCTTGGTGACGAAGGCCGAGCCGGTGAGGTGGACCTTCAGCACGAATTCGAAATCGGCCGGGTCCATCTTGGCGAAGGTCTTGTCGCGCAGCACGCCCGCGTTGTTGATGAGGACGTGGACGCCGCCCCACTTCTGCTTGGCATCGGCGACCATCTTTTCCATCTGCTCGTATTCAGTGACCGAGCCGCCGTTCGCCATCGCCTCGCCGCCAGCCTTCTCGATTTCCTCGACGACCTGCGCCGCCGCGTCCGAGGTGCCGGTGCCGTCGCGCGACCCGCCGAGGTCGTTGACGACGACCTTCGCGCCGCGCTTGGCCAGTTCGAGCGCATAGGCTTTGCCAAGCCCGCCGCCGGCGCCGGTGACGATGGCTACCTTGTCCTTGAAATCGATGCTCATGGGTGTGTCCTCTCAGTTGCGTGGATGGGCGCGCCAGCTTGACGCGCGCGTAAACCGTGAATGCGCGCGCTGCCTTGCACTTTTGGCGGGGCCTTGCAACCGCGAGAATGGCAGGGGCCGGGCGGCTCCGCCCTGCCGTAGCGGCAGGCGGTTCAGAGTGTCTCAAGCGTGGGGATCAGCGCATCGAGCGAATCGATCACCGCGTCCGCCCCGAGATCGCCCGGCAGGCGATCGCAATAGCCGTATCCGGCGGCCACGACCTTCACGCCCGCGGCTCGCGCGGCCTTCACGTCATAGGTCGAATCGCCGATGAAGACGAAGCGGCTCGCATCCTCGACGCCGCAGCGCTTCTGCGCTTCGAGAACCGGCGCCGGGTCGGGTTTGGCGATGTATTTGCCTGCCTCGTCCTTGCCGACCGAATTGCCGCCGATGACCGTCTCGAAGGGATCGAGGAAATCGAGCTGGGTGAGGATGGAACGGGCGAATTCCTCGAACTTGTTGGTGACGACCGCCATCCGGACGCCCTTCGCGCCGAGTTCGTCCACCACCCGGCGGGCATGGTCGAAAGGCTGCGTGTGGACCGCGTTGTTGTCGGCGTAATATTGCAACATCGCCTTGTAGAGCGCGCGGAAATCGTCGCCTTCGAGCCCGCCCGCAAGCCCGCCCTGCGCCTGCACCGCCTGGGCGAGCATGACCTTCGCCCCGCCGCCGATCAGGTCCTTCGAGGAATCCACCGGAACCGGGGCGAAACCGCCAAGGGATAGAGCATAGTTCACCGCCGCGCCGAGGTCTCGGAAGGTGTCGAGCAGGGTGCCGTCGAGGTCGAATCCGACAGCCGAAAAGCGAAAATCTGTCATGCCCGCCCCCATACATGGACGCGCAGGCGGAGACGACTTCAAATCGCAAGCATTTGCGGGCAAATGCGCTCCATCCTAAGGGGGACCAATGCAAGACTTCGCCGCCATCATCCTCGCCGCGGGCAAGGGGACCCGCATGAAGAGCGACCTGCACAAGGTCCTCCACCCGATCGCCGGTCGGCCGATGCTCGGGCACCTCATGGCTTCGGTCGAGCAGGCGGGTGCCACGCGGCAGATGGTCGTCGTCGGTGCAGGGCGCGAGCAGATCGAGGCGGCGGTCGAGGGCAGGGCGGAAACCTGCCTGCAGGAACCCCAACTCGGCACGGCCCATGCGGTGCAGCAGGCCGAAACCCTGCTTGAAGGTTTCGACGGCGACGTGCTGGTGCTCTACGGGGACGTGCCCTTCGTGCGGGTGGAGACCATGCGCGCCATGCTCGACCGGCTGAACGGCCCCGATGCGCCTGCGGTGGTGGTGCTGGGCTTCGAGCCCGACGACCCGCTCGCCTATGGCCGCATCATCGCCGACGACGACGGCGCGATCATCAAGATGGTCGAATACAAGGACGCAGACGAAGGCGAGCGCGCCTGCCACTTGTGCAATTCGGGCCTCATGGCGGCGAAGGCCGCGGACCTCTTCGCCCTGCTTGCAAGGGTCGGGAACGACAACGCGCAGGGTGAATATTACCTCCCCGACATCGTCAACATCGCCATCGCCGACGGTCGGCCGTGCGCGGTCGTCATCACCGAAGACCCCGACGAGGTCGCCGGCGTCAACTCCCGGTCCGAACTGGCTGCGCTCGAAGCGCGCTGGCAGGCCGCGCGGCGCGAACGGGCGATGGCCGAAGGGGCAAGCCTCACCGCGCCCGAGACGGTCTTCTTCAGCTGGGACACCGTTGTGGGCCGCGACGTCACGATCGAGCCGCACGTCGTCTTCGGCCCGGGCGTTACCATCGCCGACCACGTCCGCATCCGGGCCTATTGCCACATCGAAGGCGCCGAACTCGCGAGCGGCGCTTCGGTCGGCCCCTTCGCCCGCCTGCGCCCCGGCGCGGTGATGGAGGAGGGCAGCTTTGTCGGCAATTTCGTCGAGATGAAGAAGGCCGTGCTCGGCAAGGGCGCGAAGGCCAGCCACTTGTCCTATATCGGCGATGCAACCGTCGGGGCTAATGCCAATATCGGCGCGGGCACGATCACCTGCAATTACGACGGCTATTTCAAGTACCAGACCCACATCGGGGAGCGCGCCTTCATCGGTTCGAACTCGGCCTTGGTCGCACCCGTCAAGATCGGCCCCGACGCAATCGTCGCCGCGGGTTCCACCGTCAGCCGCGACGTGGCGGCGGGCGAACTGCGCATGGTGCGCGCCGAACAGCTGGTAAAGCCGGGCTGGGCGGACCGTTTCCACGACACGATGAGGAAGAAGAAGGAAGCGGCGAAAGCCTCCAAGAAGTCGGAAACGTGAGCGAGGGCGAAGACCTCTCCTGCTGGCTGTGCGGCCGTCCGTTCGAAACGCGCCTGCAATGGCATCACCCGGTCCCGAAATCGAAGAAGGGGCGCGGCACTGTCCCGCTCCATCCGATCTGCCACAAGGCGATCCACGCCAATTTCACCAATGCCGAGCTCGCCCGGATCGGCGACGACCCCGAAAGGGTCCGCGAGCATCCGGCCATCGCGAAATTCGTCGCCTGGGTGAGCACCAAGCCGCCCGACTTCCACGCGCCTACCCGGACCTGAGGCCGAGGCGGGAACCTTCGCGCGGCTGCGGGGCTTTAGGAGCATGAGAAAGACCTTCTGGATCGCCGCAGGGGGCGCGCTTGCCCTTGCCGGAGCCGCCGTGGCCTACGCCCAGTATCGCAACACCGAGGAACCCGACTACGCTTCCGTCGCCATCGACGGCGCGTTCGAGCTGCGCGACTATCCCGCGCTCGTCGTCGCCGAGATCACCCATACGGGCACGCGGCAGGCGGCCAGCTCGCGCAGTTTCCGCCGCCTTGCCGCCTATATCTTCGGGCAGGACCGGCCCGCAGGCGGCGAGAAGATCGCGATGACCTCGCCGGTGCTGCAGGACCGTGCGCGCGAGGACGAGAAAATCGCCATGACCGCCCCCGTTCTGGAGGACGAGGTCGCCAAGGACGCATGGCGGATGCGCTTCGTCATGCCGGCGAAATACACGCTCGACACGCTGCCCGAACCGCCCGCCGACATCACCCTGTCCGAGATTCCCGCCCGGCGCGTAGCGGCGGTGCGCTTTGCCGGGAACGGCTCGGCCGAAGACCTCGCCGAGATGGAGCAGATGCTTGCCGAATGGGTCGAGGCGCAGGGGCTGCGGGCGAAGGGCGCGTTCGAATACGCCTTCTACGATGCGCCCATGGTCCCCGGGCCGCTGCGCCGCAACGAGGTGCTGGTCGAGGTCGAGGAAGCGGCGCGCTAGCTCTCAGGCGTCCTCGAGCCGCGCGCCGCCGGGCTGCGTGCCCACGAGGTCGCGCTCCCACTGTTCGAACTCGCTCCGGCTGAGCAGGTAACGCCGCTGCGCCTCGCCGAAGCTGATCGCCTCGTCGTGCACCGCGCGCACCACGTCGGCCTTGCGCGCGGGCGACCAGTGGACCCGGTGGGTCCGCGGCAGGCGATAGCGCTTGATCGCTTCGGCAATGGAAATGTCGCGGGGGTAGGCCATTGTCTCGAACTCCTTTTCGCCCCTGTCCCGCGCAGGATGGGGGTTCGCAGGCTTAAGTCGGCCTTTCCCGGCAGGGTTAATTGCGCCTTGAGGACACCCCCCGTGCCATTCGCGCGGCGAAGCGAGGCGGGAATGTCGGAGGGGTTTACAGGCTTGCGAAAAAGCGCGGCCCCGCGCTTTGCGGGACCGCGCTTGGGTCTTGCCGAAGCAAGGCGCCCGACTCAGCCGCCGTCGCGTTCGTCCATCAGGCGCTGCATCAGGTAGACGTGCTGGAGCGCCTGCAGCTTGGCGCGCTGTTCATTGTCCACGCCGCCCGAGTGGCCGCCGGTCATGTCCTCGAAATAGTAGTAATCATGGCCCTGCGCCTTGAGCTTGGCCGCGCCCTTGCGCGCGTGGGCGGGGTGGGTGCGGTCGTCGGCGGTCGAGGCCCACAGGAAAGGCACGGGATAGTCCTCGTCCTCGGCGATCATCTGGTAAGGTGAATAGCCTTCGATCCAGGCGCGCTGTTCGGGAATGCGCGGGTCGCC from Erythrobacter sp. encodes:
- a CDS encoding DUF2794 domain-containing protein, which translates into the protein MAAGKGAGLPGQVVAFPARGGAGQVGFEREELQRILDLYGRMVAAGEWRDYAMDFDSKCATFAAFRRTAERPQARLEKRPALRNKQGMWTLFGEHGQVMKRGHDLANVLAPMERRLVKAVED
- a CDS encoding TolC family protein — its product is MIRKALFLAPLLLAGAPLLAEPGLPPEAAVEQALEEHPEVNAARARLDAARARAKGLARGPYEVTVQGTYQRRNVRSGGEFDEYDAMLSRSFRLPGKARLDREIGRHGIEAAENMAEDARHEAALALAAYWFDWLAASAVAEVDRAAVENYEAALAALERRRDLRDASQLEVDRAAAALAEARRALEQSSGMADLARSRLAARFPALALPADAPDIPLPEMADARLSQLGDLVVVNSHLIAAAEAESERMAAMADRAQRDRVADPTIGLRAFSEFGGIERGAGVVVSIPLGGGHRAALASEAGASASAALSQAQLARIEVEETATSDVVEARYRIATWARARETVEAQMKALAKLRRGQELGEIDLAERLLGERMVHDAFRIEAEARADAMRAITKLRIDAHDLWIAD
- a CDS encoding CusA/CzcA family heavy metal efflux RND transporter — protein: MLGKLVEKALSLRLAVLGLAAVLAGIGGWSFANLPIDAFPDISTTQVKIILKAPGMTPEEVESRVVTPLEMELLGIPEQTVLRSVAKYAIADITIDFEDSTDIYWARQQVAERLNAAMGDLPPTVEGGLAPISTPLSEMFMFTLEGPQSLAEKRRVLDWTIRPALRTVPGVADVNALGGYVETFEVAPRVNALAAAGLSTADLAAAIEASNRNDGAGRLTSGEESLIVRSTGAIRTLDDLAAVVVRSQGGAVVRVGDVADVRTGSLTRYGAVTKNGTGEAVQGLVIGLRGADAAKVVEGIKTRLEEIQPSLPSGMSVDVFYDRSDLIGRAVGTVESALLEATVLVVILLLLFLGDFRASVIVALALPMAALLTFIFMRAIGLTANLMSLGGLAIAVGILVDGAVVVVENVVERLSDEKHASLGKLHNVYVAAAEVAKPVASGLAIIAIVFLPLLTLEGLEGKLFSPVALTIVLALASALVLSLTLVPVLAYYLLKVKATDAEHHHEPWLMRQIAPRYHALLSGAFAHKRRVFAVAGIGLALAGAAYTVTGKTFLPVMDEGSVIVQLTKLPSISLEHSVEGDMKVQRAILAEVPEVEAVIARVGSDELGLDPMSPNETDSFLQLKPREEWRVEDKDWLLGELRKVMERFPGIEPTFTQPIDMRTSEMLTGARGDLAIKLFGPDLAELSRLAGEIQARLETIPGTSEAMTVANDQVDYLLVDIDRVAAGRVGMPVSDLQDMMRAQVEGVRSGVVNEGVRRVPIVVRGQGGAGELGAREFADLVYRSPTGQLVRASDVADVTRVEGPVKLEHEDGSRYAMVQAFVSGRDLVGYVEDAKADLAANVPMPPGYRLEWGGQFENQQRASARLAVVLPVAILLIFGVLYLTLQSVRASLLILTNIPFAAVGGMIALAVSGEYLSVPASVGFIALLGIAVLNGLVMVTYFRQLREEGVPLAQAVRQGAERRLRPVLMTASIAAFGLVPLLFATGPGSEIQKPLAIVVIGGLVSATLLTLVLLPILYERFGEGPRERSADSDTEKEALA
- a CDS encoding efflux RND transporter periplasmic adaptor subunit, whose amino-acid sequence is MTPRSIALLAALAAMAGLPACSSPQSEQAGSDGAETAQEPDGLAIETADVMEIDGVPIGSAPGTITLPPEARVAVTAPFPGAAVRVFVIEGQRVARGDPLALVRAAEPVQISGELARARSAERLAEARAKRLAQLAEEGIVAEARADEAQAEYEQARATRAEAARLAALGGIGPDGTMTLAAPIAGRVAHVGVETGGGVDGMGAPFVVEAEGAYQVELQLPERLAREVRPGMAVEVALPGADGEALSVGGRIIAVAPSIDPATRSVMARASIGDAPGVVAGRNVSVAIRGSGKGLAVPEHAVTRIAGKDHVFVREGEDWTARPVVVGATSGGLAIIAEGLEAGETVAASSVAELKAQGAE
- a CDS encoding response regulator transcription factor — translated: MHILLVEDDPELGRRLSERLRAADFAVDLATSQNEAEDWPDVERLAAIILDLGLPDGSGLDLLRGWRDRRVETPILILTARGSWQDKVEGLNAGADDFVVKPVRFEELLARLNALFRRQQGSRSTALRAGDLVLDPLARTARQDGAPLSLSRQEFRLLHLFMRRAGQVMSQADILEDLYELEAERELNTVEVLVGRLRRKIGRERITTLRGMGYRFER